GTGCTTTGACATCCCGGCAATACGGCTCTTTTTCCTCTACGCTTTTGTAAACATTCCCGATCAGGTCGTAAGCGCCTTTGGAGAGCACACCTCTTGGATGAAGCTGATCTCCGATGGAGCATCCTGCTCCCACTGCCAGCATATGGAAACATTCATATTCCAACGCTGCCTGATTTTTCAGAGAATGGAAATCTCCCCAGTATGTATGGAATTTTCCGGTCATTCCAATCATCTCTTTTCCGAGATTACGGGCATATCTGCTGGTTGCCGGGAAGTGATCATATCCCCAGCCGCCGCTTGGCAGAGATTCCAGCTCCAGATGGCTGTATTCTTTAAAACTGTTCTTGCTTCTTGGTCCCACATGAGATCCATTGTAAAAGATCGTTGCCTCCGGCGCCATGCTGTGGATAAATTCGCTGATCTCCGTCTTAAATTCATCCAGCATATGCTCTGCGTACCGCATCCGTTCCACTTTGGATTCGGTATCCATTCCAAGCTCCTGCATCTTCCTCACACAATGCTCACACTTGCAGTCTACCTGGAACAGAATATCCATAAAAATTCCATCCAGATTTTCCACGCCGATCACCTCGATCATATCCTGAAGCTGATCCTTGAAAAATTGTCTGTAACCGCTGTTCAGACAGATCGTGTGATAAAAATGCGGCGCCGGAACTCCCTGGGTATCAATAAATTCTCCATTTTCATCTACTGCAAGCCACTCCGGATGCTCGCGCATGATTCTTCCATCCCACTGTGCAGTTGTATAAACCGGCACTTTGATCCCTCTCTTATGACACGCCTCGATCTGCTCCAGTAAAAAGTTTTTGTTCTTCAATCCCGGGTGGATGAGCTCCGGAAATTTTTTTGACGGATAGTACAGCCATCCATGATGACATCTTGCAAAACATGTAATGGAATCTACATGTGCTTCTTCCAATGTTTTTGCAAATTCTTCTTTGTCAAAATCTGCTGCGATATCCGGTATGTACTCACTTGTATGAAAATCCAGATGCACCTGTCTGTATCTGATCTTGCTCATTTTATTTTCCTCCTCATGCCTATTCTTTCACAGCTCCCGCTGCCAGACCGCCTTCTACTTTTTCCTGGAATAACAGGTAGATCACAAGCGGAACAGCAACTGTGATCACGATTGCCGCCATCAGCGGGCCATAATCACTTCCACGCTCTCCGTTGAAGTTCAACAGTCCCAGTGCGATCGGCTTTAAGTTCTTGTCATTGATGAACAGAAGCGGGAACAGAATGTTGTTCCATGCACCCAGGAAGTTAAAAATAGAAATCGTGGAAATTGCCGGTACTGTCATCGGCAGCATCACATTTTTATAAATCTGGAAATAGGTTGCTCCGTCGATCAGAGCTGCTTCTTCCAGAGAACGGTTCACACCCTTCATAAAGTTGGTCACGACCAGAATACTGAACGGAAGGCTGAATGCCACATAGATCATAACCAGCGCCGGGATATTATTTTTCAGATTCAGCGCTCCGATAATGTAAGAAACCGGAACAAGTACAGTATGTACCGGAACCATCATTCCCAGCATAAAGAATAACAGTAAAAATTTGTTGCATTTAAAATCAAATCTGGACAGTACGTAGGCTGCCATTGTAGACACGATCGCAAGTACGATCACTGTCGCTCCTGCCTGAATCAAACTGTTTAAAAAGTAGTGACTCATGTTGGCACTTGTCCAGGCTTCCACATAGTTGGACCATTGCGGGACTTCCGGCCAGGAGAATGGTTTCGCAAAAATTTCTACTTTTGTCTTAATGGAAGACAAAAGGGTAAACAACATCGGGGTTGCAAACATCAGCGCTGTCAAAATCAGCAGAATATACATGATCACACTCTGCAGCGTAATTTTCTTACGAGTTTTTACTTTCTTTTTCATGTGTTCTTCCCCCTACTCCGCTTTCTTTCTGTTTGTGATCAGATTGCTTCCAACCGTACCCACAATACAGATCACCATGATAATGATTCCGATCGCGCTTCCTACTCCGTAATGGTTGTACTTAAACGCCTCATTGTACATCAATGTTGTCGGAAGGTTGGTCAGACCGTTCGGTCCGCCTCCTGTCATGGCAAATACAAGATCGAATACTTTGACAGATCCGATGATATCCATCAGAATACACATTGCCAGGATCGGTTTCAGCATTGGAACTGTGATCTTAAAGAATTTCTGGATCGATGTTGCTCCATCGATCGCTGCCGCTTCATATACATCATCCGGGATGGTCGTCAGACCGGCTAAAATAATAACCATGTAATAACCAACACCTGCCCAGACATTGACAAATACGATCGTATTCATCGCTGTTGCAGGATCTACCAGCCATGGCATCACCAGATCGCTGAGTCCGATCACTTCCAGCAGAGAGTTGAAAGATCCGGTCGGCATGAAGATGAAATACCACATCAGACCAACTGCAGTCAGCGGGAATACAGTCGGTACGAAGAACAACGCCTTAAAGATCCTGTAGCCTTTACACTTTGTATTGATCGCAACTGCCATCAGAAGTGCGATCGGGGTATGACAGATCACACTGATGATGACCATTCTTGCCATGTTCTTTAAAGAAAGAATAAAATCTGCATTGTGAAATGCATCGATATAATTTTTCAGTCCTACAAATTTCGGCGCAGATCCTGCAATTCCGTTCCAGTCAACCAGAGAAAAATAGATGGAACCGATAATCGGAATAATCTGAAATACCAGATAGATCACAAGTGCCGGAACAAGAAACAGCATAATGCCCATTCTTGTCTTTTTACTTTTTAACTTTATCATCCGGAAACCTCCTGTTCTTTAAAAAAATGCCCTGCACAAAGCTGACAGGGCATTTTTGTACGTCCTATTTTATTGATACCTATTTATCAATCTCACTCTGAATCTCTTTTGCAACGCTGTCTGGTTTTTCTCCGGTGAACATGCTTGAGATAGAGTTTCTTGTTCGATCCTGCATAGAAGCCAGCGGATCAAAATCAAATACATCGACTCCGATTCCCTCAGATGTTCCGCCAAGCTCTACATTTTTGGCAAACAGTGGAGAGATCGCACTTTCATCCAGATCAATGTCTGTTCTCGGAATCAAGAAGGCTGCTTCCTCTGCAAATCTCTTCGCTGCATCTTTGTCTGTCAGCATTTTTACGAGTTCCAGTGTAAGCTCCAGTTCTTTTCCTTCCAGTTTTCCGCTGATCATATACGGAGACAATGTCTGCATATCTTCATTCTTAAACTCCGGTTTTTCTTCAAAGTATGGGAATTTTGCAACTTCAATGCTGTCACATACCGGTGTCTCTGCCGGATCTTCAAAAGTTCCGATATTCCATGGACCTGTGATTACCATCGCAGCTTCTCCCTGCTGGAACTGTGTCATTGCAATATTGTCTGTCATACCTGCTGCATTTTTGTCAAATGCGCCTGCATCGATCAGATCCTGTACAAACTGGAGTGTCTCTACCACTTCCGGATCTGTCCATTTCATGTCTCTGGAACCTAACTTCTTCGCAGCATCTGTTCCGAGCCATTTGTAGAATATCTGATCATGAAGATGTCCTGCCATATAAGTTGTCTGTGTTCCCATTGCGATCGGGATCACACCGCTGGCTTTTAACTTCTTGATCGCATCCAGAAATTCTGTCCATGTTTCAGGGAATTCCTTCACGCCTGCTTTTTCAAACAAATCTTTGTTGTAATAAACTCCGATCAGTCCGGATTCCATCGGAATCGCATAAGTTCCTTCTTTTCCAGGCACCTGATAATAAGAGAGCGCTCCCTCTGTAAATCCGCCGCCCCATTCCGGATCTTCGTCTAAATATGGCTGTACATCCAGGATCAGCCCGTTATCGATATATTCTGACAGATTGGCAACACCCTGGATACGGAAAATATTTGCCATTGTTCCAGATGCAATATCTGTCGATAAAATATTGTTGAATGCAGATTCATCCCCCTGTGAATCATCAACGATCGTCACTTCCGGATGTTTCTCTTTAAATTCATCCAGAATATCATTGTAGATATCCACCTGCGCTGTCGTTCCTGCCATTCTTGTCAACAGACGAATCGTAATCTTATCGCCTGAACCTTTTTCGTCTCCGTCCCCTTTGCTTCCGCATCCTGCCAGAAGTCCCACGCACATCACTCCTGCCAGCAGCGCCGCTGTGATTCTTTTCAATTTCATTCCTTTTTCCTCCGTTTTCCTTTGAAACATTTATGTGATGCACCTAGTATAGAAAATAAGCGGGTTTTTCACAATGTTCATTTTCTATATTTTTTGTTCTTTTTCAATATGGAATCTCAAATAAACTTATTTTGACATTTCTTCCTACATTCTCTATAATGATTTTAATTCTGTTACATCGACTATACTATGGAGAATTCCTGCAATGAAAAAGATCAAACACAACAAAAATTCCATCAGCTTTAGCTTTTTCCGAAGCATATCCATGACTTCTATCCTGTTCATGGTTTTGCTTTTTTTAGGGATCTCCGGTTTATTTCTGAAGCATTCTTTTCGACTGGAGGGAAGAAATGCTCTGCAGCAGCTCAGCTATATTTCCGGACAGTTTCAATATTATCTGGATGCCACGGAAAATTATTCCAAAACTATTCTGTCTGATGACACTGTACAGGAATATATGAAAGACTATCTTGCCGCAAAGTATTCTTCCAATGCAACAACCAATGTCAAACAGCATATCCGACAGATCATACAGTCTACACCGTTCATCCATTCTGTAAGTCTGTATTCCGATCAGGGACTTCTTCTGGTATCTACCGAGCCGGACTCAAGTCAGATGAACCTCAGTGATCCGGCTCTTTCTCCTGTCTGGCAGGTTGGTATGAAACGACACCTAAACGACAGACATAAAGAGGTAAAAGTCCTCTCCTACATTCGCCCGTTCTATAATATCAATTCCGGACGAATGCTCGGATATGTAGAGCTTTCCATACCGGAAACACAGATTTCCGGTATTTATAAACAATACAATACAACCAATGAACTGTTTCTGATCGATAAAAACGGACAGATCCAGAGCAGTAACGGCAGTCCCGAACTGGACAGCCAGTATGAATATATGGATCTCATTCTTAAAAATCTGGATTCCCAGTATTTTTTTGCAGGCGGAAATCTGTTGTTTTTCACACCTTTTTCTACCCTTGACTGGTATGTTTTAAACCAGATTCCGATCGTCAGCTTTTTGGCGCCTCTGTTCGCGATATTTTGCCTGTCTCTGCTGATCGCCGCACTGGTTATGGTGCTCTGCGTATTTGCTTCTCACCATATTGCACAGAAAGTCACTTATCCGTTAAGCTATCTGATCTCGCATATTCAGACAGTCAAGGAGGGAAACTGGGTTCCAATCCGTGAGATTCCGTGTAATGACGAGGTTGCTTCGCTTCTCAGCTCTTTCAACAGTATGATCGCGATCCAGACGAAAATGAGAGACGACCTGATCGAAGCCGAAAAACTCAAACAGCAGCTTTCCCTCAACCTCCTTCAGCAGCAGGTAAATCCTCATTTTCTTTACAATACTCTGGATAACATCTGCGCTCTGGCGGAGCTTGATGAAAAAGAAACTCTGATTCAGCTTGTTATGAATCTTTCTTCTTTTTACCGCTCCAGCTTAAGCAATGGAAAGATGCATATTTCCATCGGACAGGAACTGGAAATTTCCAGAGCATATCTGGAAATCCTGCAGATTCGCTATTTCCATAAATTCGATTTCACCATCACCTGTCCGGAAGCGTTAAAAAACTACAGCTGCATCAAACTGCTGCTTCAGCCGATTCTGGAAAACAGTATTTACCATGGGATCAAGGGACTTGACCGGCACGGAATTCTTCATATTGAGGCGGAAGATGCTGGGGATTGTATCCGGTTTACGATTTCAGACAACGGACGTGGATTTTCAAAAGAAGACTACGAAAAAATCTGGCAGCAGGATGCCGACCACTTCGGAATCAAAAGTATCCAGCAGCGAATTTTGCTCTACTACGGACCGGGTTATGGACTATCTATGGAAAGTCCCCAAACCGGCGGCTGCATCACCGTGATCACATTACCCAAACAGGAGGGATTGCCATGTCATTGAAACTATTGATTGCAGATGATGAATATTTTATTCGTCAGCGCATAAAAAAGATCATACCCTGGGAAAAACTAAATCTTACTTTTGCCGGAGAAGCCGAAAACGGACAGCAGGTCATCGACCATCTGGAAAAAGAACCCGTAGATCTGCTGCTTCTGGATATCAAAATGCCGCAGATGAACGGAATCGAAACTGCCAGATATATCAAAGAGCATTTTCCTTCTGTGCATATGCTCATTTTATCGGGCTATAATGACTTCGAATATGCGCGCACCGCGATCCGGTACGGGGTAAAAGAATATCTGCTGAAGCCGGTTGCCGCCGAAGAGCTGGAGCGGGCGCTGTCTGAATGTATCCAGGCCATCCATTTTGAAGAACAGACCCGCCATACATTAAAGCATTATGAGCACTTTCATCTGTGCAGTATGCTTGCCAATATCCGGGACGGCGTGCTTTCCTATTCCGATCTGTGTGTACAGCATCCGGAATTTGAAAATCTGGCATACAGCATCTATTGCAGTGTCTATGTTTCGGAACACACTCACGATGCAGTATTACAGCTGGTGGATCGTCTGCGCGGACAGGATTTTCTCTGCGAATATATGCAGGAAAGCGAATACATCTACATGCTGCAGATTTTCCTCTCCGACAAAGAAAAACTACTCCATATCGGAAGTTGTTTTACGGATTTTATTGCACAGCAAAACGAATATACATTTTTGTATATTGAAAATATCTTTCCTGTTACAACCGACTGGAAGCCATATTACACCCGCTGCCTGCACCTTCTGACAGAACGCTATTTTTCCCGGGAATCCAATCTCTGTATCAGCTATTCCCATCCGGAAAGACCCGGATTTTCCGAGGAACTCTTAAAAATGCGGAAGCACTTTATTACAGTTTTGCACGCCCAGAACCGCAAAGATCTGCTGGAATATCTGGAAACACTGTTCCTTTCCATCAGTCAGAAGAAAAACAGTGAGTATCTTTCCCTTGTAATCCACGAGATTTTTGTTGTGTACCATGTGTATTTTCATATTCCGGAAAATCTGGCTCAGCCCGTGACCGAGTTCTCCGCTTCCATACTGGATACCGAACATTCTCTGGAGAATCTGAAAAATGAAGTCCTGTTTTACGGACTGCAGTGCATTCAGAAAATGGAGGCCGTTCCGTCAGATATCGCGCTCTGCCGCCGGATCATGGAGTATATCGGAAATCATTATACAGATGCTTCCCTTTCCGTTTCTCAGGTGGCTGCGAATTTTCAGCTGCATCCTTCCTACCTGGGAAGCGTATTTAAAAAAGTACAACATACCTCTGTACTCCAGTACATTTCCGATATCCGGATCAGCGCTGCTCAGAAACTTCTGAAAGAAGGCACGATGAAAATTTCCGAAGTTGCAGAGACATCCGGATATTCGGATGTGTACTACTTCAGTAAGAAATTCAAAAAAGCCTGCGGGTGTTCTCCAAAAGAATATGCGGCAAAATACAGTTAAAAACAGGGATGTCAAACGACATCCCTAGCTTTTCTGTATATAAATGATATTACTCATCCTTCTTTCCAGACCGCTTCCGCCACTTCACACACTCTGTCAGAAGATACTCGATCTGTCCGTTCATCGAACGAAACTCATCCTCTGCCCACTGTGCGATCTCATCGTAAAGCTCCTTGGAAAGTCTCAGTGGAACCTGTTTTTTCACTTTACTTTTTTCTTTCTTTTCATTTTCCAAAATGTGTCCCACCTTCTAACTATTTTATATATACTGTACACAATCGTCCTAATACAGACTTCCGCTGTTTACGATCGGCTGTGCATCCTTGTTTCCACAAAGTACGACCAGTAAGTTACTCACCATCGCTGCCTTTCTTTCTTCATCCAACTCTACAATATCATTCTCGTTCAATTTGTCAAGTGCCATCTCTACCATGCCGACAGCACCTTCCACGATCTTCTGTCTTGCATCAATGATCGCTGCCGCCTGCTGTCTCTGCAGCATTGCAGATGCAATTTCCGGTGCATAAGCAAGATGTGTGATGCGGACTTCCAGAATCTTGATTCCCGCATTCTCAACTTTCTCCTGCAATTCTTTGCACATGATCTCAGCAATCTCCTGGGAGCTTCCTCTTAAGGACTTTTCATCTCCTTTTTCACTGGTATCATATGGGTACATTCTTGCCGTGTTACGGATAATCGCATCGCACTGAATGGACAGATAATTCTTATAGTTCTCCACATTGATCACCGCTTTGGTCGGATTTGTCACTTTCCAGATCACTACTGCGCCGATCTCTACCGGGTTTCCAAGTTCATCGTTGACTTTCTGCTTTTCGTTGTTCAGCGTCAGTGTCTTCAATGACACTTTCTTTGCTTTTCCTGAGAGAGCTGCCGGATTGGCAAGGCCTGAGGATGTAACAACCGGTGCTGCCGGACGTACAGATGGGTTGATCGCTTCACAAAATGGGTTTACCCAGAAAAATCCGGCTGTCTTGATCGTTCCGTAATATTTTCCAAACAGGGCAAATACATAGGCTTCATTTGGATTCAATACTCTCAATCCGCAAAGTTCGAGTATAAATCCCACAATCAGTAACACTCCAAGAATAATAGAACCTGCCAACAGCGCCGTATTCGTCTCACCTGTCTGACCAAACACCATGCATCCCGCAATGATCACAGCCACACCAAGCAGCATCCCGATGATACCAAGTAAAAGCATGGCATATCCACTCTTTGCTTTCAATACTTTTTCATCTTGTACTACACTTTTCTCTCCATCCATATTCTTGTCCTCCTCATATGAATTTATTTGATATCATTTTGATATCATCATAGTAGCACTCGTATCAGGAGTTGTCAATGAGGTGAAACGATTTTTTCTGTCAGTATTTACACAATCTGTGCCGTAAGAATTTCAACCAGAACACCTCTTAAATCTCTGCTGATATCCATTGCAAACAGTTCTGACAAAATCCCCGCAGCCGGACGTTCTGACCGTATTAGTTCGTATAACCTGTCTTTCTGCACAAATTCTATCTCTGCCTGATTCAGAAAATCAAAACATCTCTCCACAACATCATTTCTGGCTCCGGAAGCCGTATGTTCCAAACTCACTTCGATCATCGCATCTGTTTCTGTCTCTGGTATCTCTACTACAATTGCTTTTTTCCATCTGTCATAAGATATCTGAGCATCTGTTCCTACACCATTTTTTCTGACCACGACCGTTTCACCGGAATTTTCAAAACCAGTCATTTCAACTGTATAACTCCGTTTCTGAGGAATCAGGTCCCGATTTCCTGCAGACGGATATATTGTAAAGATTGGTTTTTCATCTTCACAATACACCATCTTCGTTGTACAACAGATTCTCTCCTCATATGCACAGGACACATTGTCGTCTTCATACAGCTCAAACTCACCATTTTGCCCTGCATAGACCATGAGATGTAAGGAATTTGGATTTTTCTGTGCCTGCACTGCACTGATTTCGTCTGTAAACGCAAGAATACTTCCTGCGGAAGCAAAAACGGGAATACTCTCAATCCCTCTGTACAGATCCAGAATTCTGTCCCCATCGTATATCATTCCTGTATAAATATCATACCAACGTCCTTTTGGCAGCCATACCTGTACTTTCGCCATATTTATTTTTTCTATCCGCGGTGCTGTTATCGGAGCAACCATCAGAGAAGTTCCGAAGAGATACTGGTTCTTCTTTTCATAAGCCTCATTACATTCCTGCCAGTTGTAGTACATGGGTGATATCAAAGGTTTATTTTCGCAATAGCTCCTGTAATTCATTGTATAAAGATACGGGATCATCCTGTGCCGTTCCCGCAGCATATGATCCATCACCATTTCTGCTTCTTTCTTATAACGCCATGGTTCTTTTCCATTAAATTCACTGCTGGAACTATGAAGCCTCATGATCGGCGAATAGATGCCAAGCTGTACCCATCTTACCGTCATTTCATCATCCTTATATCCCAGCATATGACCACCGATATCATGGCTCCACCAACCATATCCTATATTCGAAGCCGTAAGTGTAAAATAGGGCTGAAAATCTAGAGATTCCCAGGTTACGATTGTATCTCCTGAAAATCCGATTGGATATCTGTGACTTCCAGGCCCTGCATATCTTGAAAATGTCAGAGGTCTTTTCCCCTCTCTTGCAGAGTCCAGGAAATGAAAATGATTAAAAATCCAGAGTGGATCCAGTCCTTCATCCCTGCAAACTTCCCCCTGTTGCCAGTCGATCCACCAGAAGTCAACCCCCTCTTCCTCTCTCGGATGATGCAGATACTGAAAATATGCTTCCAAAAATCGGGGATCTGCCGGATCACATAAAATCGGATCCTCATTCGCATAATCTACTCCCAGAGCTTTTGCCATCTCTACATACATCTCCTCATGGGCGCGCACTCCACCTGCAGGATGTACATTCAGAGTCACTTTCATCCCTCTTGTATGTAGATTGTCCAGAAATCGTGTTGGATTTGGGAATAATTCCCGGTTCCACGTATATCCGGTCCATCCGCTTCCATATTTGGGATCGATATCCACCAGATGCCAGTCCATATCAATCACTGCAACTGTAAATGGAAGATTCTCCTGCTCAAATCGATCCATAAGCGAAAGATAACTCTCTTCATTATATCGGTAAAATCTGCTCCACCAGTTGCCAAGTGCAAATCTCGGCAACATAGGTGTTTTTCCGCAAAGACGGATCAGGTCAGCAACAGCCTCCTTATAATCGTGACCATATCCCCAGAAATAAAGATCCTTTCCCCCTTTTTTTCTCGACTTGATCCATCCATCTTCCAGTAATACATGGGAGTTGCTGTCATCCAGAAGAGAAAATCCATTTCTCGACACAACACCATGATCCAATCTGATCTCTCCATCAACTCCATCCAGAGTCCGCGCTGTACCACCAAGATCACAGATTTGTTCTCCATAGTGCCAGGTACTGTTCACACTTCCTTTCACATGTATACTAAGACCGCCAGATGAAAACTCTTTTTCATCATATACAAGATGTAGGCGGGAGGTATTGATCTCTATCCCGTTTTCTGTATGAATGACGCGGTAATCCACCTCGGGGAAATCCCGGCATAAGACCATTTGCGTGGCTCTGTCCTCAAACTCTCCATCTGCATTGTACTCAAGTCTCACCAGCCCTTCCGTAAGTACTGTGATTCTGTATTGATTTCCTATGATCATATTTTCCTGTCTCGCACAGGGTGATGTCTTGATTCTGTATATCTTCTGCATAACAACTTCCCTTCTTTTTGTTTATTCTTTTACACTTCCCACGACAATACCAGTGATCAAATATTTCTGCAGAGAATAATTATTCACCTTGGTCATATAGAGTCAATCCCTGCCTTCTTCAGAAAAGATTGGATTCTAAACGTTCCTGATCTTCATCGTCTACAATCAGCATGCAGTACATAATACGACCTCTGCCGTCTGCTATTTCTATCACAAAACCTGCCGTCTGCTCTAAGCATACGACAGGTTTTCATCTGCTTCAACCTATTTTTTCTTTCTTCTGATAATCACTACTGCGCCGACAGCTGCTACTGCTGCCACCAGAAGTACTGCCCACATGATCACATTGGCATGGTCTCCTGTCTGCACACTCTGAGAGTGTGAACCGGATGTACTTCCATTGTTATGACTTCCGCCGTTATTGTTTCCACTGTTGTTGTCATTTCCGCCGTTGTTATCATTTCCGTTGTTGTTATCATTTCCGTTGTTATCGTCGTCCGGATCTGCTTTTTCTCCTCTGACCAGAACCTTCACATCAGCTTTGGCTGTTGCTCCATTTGTATCCGTTACCTGAATGGTCACGATCACATCCGTATCGTTTTCCGGTGTTGTTACCTTTCCATCCAGTCCGATGATTCCTTCCGGATTCACTGCCACGATCTCGATCTTGCTTCCTTCCGGAACTTCCGGCAGAACCAGAGTTTCTGTTCCTGCTTTCACTTCTGATGGAATCTTATTGTTTGCCAGAATGTCATCTAAGATTTCCTGTGCACTCGGAATATGCGGCACTTCCACGGCTTTGAATTCTCCGGTCAGCTCGATGTTCTTTGTCACTTTAAACTGATATTCTGCATCCTTCGATACATATTCGGTCTGTCCTTTTTCTTTCCAGCCCACAAATTCAAATCTTTCTTTGGCTTCTGCCTTCACAGATGCTGTCGCACCCTCTTTGTATGTGCCATCCTCTTTATCCATGGAAACCGTTCCCATGTTCTCATCATTGGACTGTACCACAACACGGTAATATGTTTCCGGAACCGAAGCCAGTCTAAACTCGGCACGCAGTACACGGTCTGACTCTGCATGAAATTTGTATTCTGCCTGAGCGCCTTCTACTGGTGTCAGAACTTCTTCTCCATCTGCTTCTGTCACTTCCAACCACTGGGCAAACTCATATCCATCCTTTGGCTCTGCTTTCACCGTAATCTCTGTTCCCTCTTTGTAGATGTTTCCTTCATTTGCAGGATCCATTGTGACAGTTCCCATCTGCACATCTGCAGTCTCTGCATAAATCAGATAAGAATGTTCTACTTCTTTGAAATTTGCAGTCAGCTCCATATTTTCCCGGATCTGGAATACATACGGATTATCTTTACTTACCACTTCCTGTGTTCCTTTTTTCGTGAAGCCTACGAACTCGTAGTCTTCTGTTGCCGGAACTGCACTGACTTTGATTTCTGTCCCTGCCTCATAAGAATCCTGCTGTGGTTCTACGATAACAGATCCCATACTCTCATCATTGGCTGCGGCTGTAAATGTAAATTTCTCCACTGGAATCTTTTCAAAGTTTGCAGTCAGATCCACATCTTTTGTCACTTCAAATACATATGGGTTGGAGTCACTGAGCACATTTCCTTCTGCATCGGTCCAGTTCACAAAGCGGAATCCTTCATTTGCCACTGCAATGACTTCTGCTTTTTCCCCTTTTTTGTAGCTTCCGTCTGCTGAATCAATGGTTACAGTTCCCATGCTGTTGTCATTGGTTTTGATCGTTACATGGAATTTTTCCTCTTCATATACGAATTCAAACTGATTTAACTTTTCCAGAATTTCAGCTACTTCTTCTGGTGTTGCATTCTCGTTATCTAATATAACCTTTGACTGCTCTCTAAGTTCTGCAAATTCTTTCCAAGATGCATCTGTCACCTGTCCTTGTGTCACATCTTTAATTTCATCATATTTTTTCTGAAGTTCTGTCTTATCTGCACGCAACCCCTGAATACGCTGTTTCAAAACAGCTATCATATCATCTACTGCTTCCTGTGTACAAGTACCACTCAACAATTTTTCTGCTTCCTGAATACTTTCCTGCAATGCCTCAAAACTCTCTTTTGTGTATCCTTCCTCTGAAATTTCTTTTGCCGTCTGAAGTACCTCTTTTAATACAGATGTATCTATCATGACATTTTGAAGATTTTCTCTCGCTGTCTTTACTTCTACCGCCTTATCGTTCATCTCAGAAGTACACGTCTCTTCATCTGCCTTTTTCAAAAGCACTGTTGCACTTTCAAGGACTGCCTGGAGCTTCTC
This window of the Mediterraneibacter gnavus ATCC 29149 genome carries:
- a CDS encoding beta-galactosidase trimerization domain-containing protein, translating into MSKIRYRQVHLDFHTSEYIPDIAADFDKEEFAKTLEEAHVDSITCFARCHHGWLYYPSKKFPELIHPGLKNKNFLLEQIEACHKRGIKVPVYTTAQWDGRIMREHPEWLAVDENGEFIDTQGVPAPHFYHTICLNSGYRQFFKDQLQDMIEVIGVENLDGIFMDILFQVDCKCEHCVRKMQELGMDTESKVERMRYAEHMLDEFKTEISEFIHSMAPEATIFYNGSHVGPRSKNSFKEYSHLELESLPSGGWGYDHFPATSRYARNLGKEMIGMTGKFHTYWGDFHSLKNQAALEYECFHMLAVGAGCSIGDQLHPRGVLSKGAYDLIGNVYKSVEEKEPYCRDVKARTEIAVITPEEFYPEDAKDSVLSPSLIGTVRILQELGYQFDIIDSQMPLDDYQVVILPDCIYHNEDLKQKMEAYLAQGGHVIGSFDSCLPKDGSESIYGVAFEKESEYYREFVMPNDVIGKDLPKEEFVMYLRGYDVKPVHAEVLMDKIEPYFDRKGNTFCSHQHAPSSGKVGSPEVTIWNNALYFSHPVFALYRKNAARWCKLMVKDALEYFIGEKLVRYEGPSTLNIQLNAQEEKNRDVLHILHYITEKRSEDIYTVEDKIPLYDLEIQVNTDGKQVKEVRSVPDETPLSFVQEGKYVKFSVKKVDGHQMICIQY
- a CDS encoding carbohydrate ABC transporter permease; the encoded protein is MKKKVKTRKKITLQSVIMYILLILTALMFATPMLFTLLSSIKTKVEIFAKPFSWPEVPQWSNYVEAWTSANMSHYFLNSLIQAGATVIVLAIVSTMAAYVLSRFDFKCNKFLLLFFMLGMMVPVHTVLVPVSYIIGALNLKNNIPALVMIYVAFSLPFSILVVTNFMKGVNRSLEEAALIDGATYFQIYKNVMLPMTVPAISTISIFNFLGAWNNILFPLLFINDKNLKPIALGLLNFNGERGSDYGPLMAAIVITVAVPLVIYLLFQEKVEGGLAAGAVKE
- a CDS encoding carbohydrate ABC transporter permease — its product is MIKLKSKKTRMGIMLFLVPALVIYLVFQIIPIIGSIYFSLVDWNGIAGSAPKFVGLKNYIDAFHNADFILSLKNMARMVIISVICHTPIALLMAVAINTKCKGYRIFKALFFVPTVFPLTAVGLMWYFIFMPTGSFNSLLEVIGLSDLVMPWLVDPATAMNTIVFVNVWAGVGYYMVIILAGLTTIPDDVYEAAAIDGATSIQKFFKITVPMLKPILAMCILMDIIGSVKVFDLVFAMTGGGPNGLTNLPTTLMYNEAFKYNHYGVGSAIGIIIMVICIVGTVGSNLITNRKKAE
- a CDS encoding ABC transporter substrate-binding protein; amino-acid sequence: MKLKRITAALLAGVMCVGLLAGCGSKGDGDEKGSGDKITIRLLTRMAGTTAQVDIYNDILDEFKEKHPEVTIVDDSQGDESAFNNILSTDIASGTMANIFRIQGVANLSEYIDNGLILDVQPYLDEDPEWGGGFTEGALSYYQVPGKEGTYAIPMESGLIGVYYNKDLFEKAGVKEFPETWTEFLDAIKKLKASGVIPIAMGTQTTYMAGHLHDQIFYKWLGTDAAKKLGSRDMKWTDPEVVETLQFVQDLIDAGAFDKNAAGMTDNIAMTQFQQGEAAMVITGPWNIGTFEDPAETPVCDSIEVAKFPYFEEKPEFKNEDMQTLSPYMISGKLEGKELELTLELVKMLTDKDAAKRFAEEAAFLIPRTDIDLDESAISPLFAKNVELGGTSEGIGVDVFDFDPLASMQDRTRNSISSMFTGEKPDSVAKEIQSEIDK